TTTTGGTTTAGATAATGGCATGAAAGTTGAAGTACCTTATCTGGTATTTGAAGTAAATGGAAAGGAATATATGATTGATGCCCACTTTTCAAGGAAGCTTGAGCGGATTGAAAGAGTCAGCACTTTAATCCGACCGATAGATAGAACTCTATCAAAAACTGCAGAAGCACCTCTTCCAATACTCCTACAGAAAAATGAAATTGAGGGATTCCTAAAAAATCTGTTTGTTGAGGTTTATGAACGCTCCGGAGAAAAGCTGAACAAAAGATTGGCACACATGAGAAAATGGAATATCCTCAGGCTCATTGGAATTCCAACTGGTTTTTCAAGGCATGTAGAGAAAGACGAACAGCTTGCAAAAGAAAACAGAGAGGCTATGCTATCCCTGGCGATATTAAGAAAAATTCTTGGAGTTAAAACCCCCACAGAACTTGATAAGATCAAGATAGTTCCAAAAGAATACCTCTACTACAGGATTGAACTCAAAAATAGAGAAATTTTCAACGAAAAAGGAGAAAAAGATGGCATATATACACAGCTCTTGGAGATCGATGGAGGTTTTAGGCATGCTCTGCTTTCTATGATTTAGCATAAAGCCAGCAGGCAACATGATGGTCTCTCTCAACCTCAACCATTGGAGGTTCTTCTTTTCTGCACACATCCTTTGCAAACGGACATCTTGGGTGGAACCTGCACCCAGCCGGTGGGTTTATCGGGCTCGGAGGTTCACCTCTAACAATCTTGCGTTTTGCCCTAAGCTCTTTAGCCATCTCCGGATCTGGAACCGGAATAGCTGAGAGGAGCATTTGGGTGTAGGGATGGAGTGGATTTTCGAATATTTTATCAGCTGGACCTACCTCGACAAGCTTTCCAAGGTACATAACTCCCATCCTGTGGCTCATGTACTTGACGACACCCAAATCGTGGGAGATGAAGAGATAAGTGAACCCATGCTTATCCTGCAAGTCCTTGAGAGTGTTCAGGATGTTCGCCTGGACTGAAACATCCAAAGCAGACGTTGGCTCATCAAGTACTATGAACTCTGGTTTAAGAGCCATTATTCTCGCTAAGGCAATTCTCTGTCTCTGACCACCGCTGAACTCGTGGGGATATCTGTAGAGGTGCATCTCG
Above is a genomic segment from Thermococcus sp. SY098 containing:
- a CDS encoding ABC transporter ATP-binding protein, with amino-acid sequence MEKVLEVKHLKKYFPVKGLFFTKGWVKAVDDISFEIYKGETFGLVGESGCGKTTTGRTILRLIEPTAGEILFEGKNVMELKGDELKWFRRKAQIMFQDPYSSLNPRQTVFEIIMEPVRFHGIEVDDPEEFVVNLLKSVGLNEMHLYRYPHEFSGGQRQRIALARIMALKPEFIVLDEPTSALDVSVQANILNTLKDLQDKHGFTYLFISHDLGVVKYMSHRMGVMYLGKLVEVGPADKIFENPLHPYTQMLLSAIPVPDPEMAKELRAKRKIVRGEPPSPINPPAGCRFHPRCPFAKDVCRKEEPPMVEVERDHHVACWLYAKS